AATAATTATAATCTTTACTATGTTTGCGGGTAGAATAGGCCTTTTTTCGATGGCGATTTTTGTTTCACGGAGATCCCGTTTTGAAGAATTTACAAGACCAAGACAAGATATTTTGGTAGGTTAGATAAAGAGTGAAGACGTTTGTTATTATTGGTCTGAGTAATTTGGGTGTGCATCTTCTTGAGGACTTGAGTAAGCTTGATTGTCAGATTATTATTGTTGATACATCAAAAGAGTTGATTGAAGAATATGATGTTATTGCTACGGAAAGTTTTATTCTTGATCAATTTACTAAAAATGCTTTAAAGAAAGTAATTCCTGTGGATACGGACGCTGTCGTTATTGATTTTGATGATGATCTTGGTAAGAGTGCTCTTGTTACTCATTATTGTAATCTTTTAGGTGTAAGAGAGATATGTGTTAAAACTGAGGATAGGGATGATGCTGAAATATTGAAAACCCTTGGAGCTACAAAAATTATATTTCCAAGTAAAGATGCGGCAAGGAGATTGACTCCACTTTTAGTTTCTCCCAATCTTTCAACATACAATATTATTGGGTATGATATTATTGTTGCTGAGACTGTTATTCCTAAAGAGTATGTAGGCAAGACTCTTCTTGAGGCTGATTTGAGGAGAGAGAAGGGCATTACGGTGATTGCTGTTAGAAATTTAAGTAATTCTAGATATGAGTTTGTGGATGGAGATTATTTCTTTTTAAAAGACGATAAGGTTGTGATTTGTGGAAAACCAGATAGTATTGAAAATTTTACAAATAATAAGGACCTGATTAAGGACTTAATTGCGGCTTCTAAAGAAGACGAAGCTTCATTTAAGGAAGAAAATAAGAAGTTGAGTTTTTTAAGATTTTTTGATTTCATGAAAAAGTTTAATAAAGATAATAAGAGGGATTAAAGGATTTAGGATGACTAAGATTATTCCTGTTGCAAGCGGAAAAGGTGGTGTTGGTAAGACCTCTTTTGTTGCTAATATTGGCTATAAACTCTCAAGTTTGGGAAAGACTGTAATACTAGTCGATCTTGACCTTGGAGGTTCTAATCTACATACATGTTTAGGGGTTAAGAATACTGGTATTGGAATAGGTTCTTTTATTAATAAGCGTGAAAAAAATTTTTCAAATTTAATTGTTGAAACGCCTTACAGTAAGCTTTATTTAATACCAGGAGATGCCCTTTATGCAGGAACGGCCAATCTTCCCTTTCCCATAAAGAAGAAGATAATTGATGCAATTCAAAGGGATCTTGTTGCAGATTTTGTTTTCATAGATTTAGGCTCGGGTACATCTTATAATACTGTAGATTTTTATTTAGTTGCTTACAGCGGGATTGTGGTCACTGTCCCGGAGACTCCTTCCATACTTAATGCGTATTCATTTTTAAAAAATGCACTTTATCGTCTTTTGTACCTAGGATTCCCCCCAAAGAGTGATGAGCGTGAGTATATTAGTAATTTCTTTAAAGAAAAAATAGAAGGGTCAAATGTTAAATTTAAGGATTTAGTTACAGGAATTGAGCTTATATCTTTAAGTTCATCTCTTAAGGTTAAGAAGATGATGAATAATTTTTATCCTAGGGTTGTGCTTAATAGGATAGAATCTAGCGAAGAGATAGGTATGTGTGAAAATTTGATCAATGTTGTTAAGAACAATATTAATGTACCAGTAGAATTTATTGGATTTGTTCCATTTGCTAAGAGTTTTAGGGAATCTGTTAATAGCAGGATTCCATTTATTGATTTTGATAAAAATTCAAAACTCAATAAATATTTCGAGTTTATTTCGCATAATTTGATTAAATCTCCTCTTGAAGGCTCTCCTTATATTTACGATGATATATACGATATGATTAAGGATCAAAGTCAGTTTATTAGAAACTAGTTGGTTTATAATGAGTTATGTGGAGGAGTGGTGTAGTGTATAGGATTAAAGATAAAAAACTAGACTTCAGGATAGAAAGTCTGGGGGAATGTAAGCAGAATAATCCTTTAATTGATTTTTATGCTAGTGAGAGCCATGTGCATTTTACTAGCGAGGCTAATAAAATTAGATTTAGTGTTTATAAGAATGAAAAAAGTTGTGATAAGTATGAAGATATCCTTTTAGAGAAAGCTGGACCTAGAGATAAGATATATTTTATTCCAAAGCATGTTAAAGCGGCGATTACTACTTGTGGAGGGCTTTGTCCCGGATTTAATGATGTTATTCGTTCAATTGTAAGAACCTTATGGAAAGTATACGGAGTTCGTAATATTTATGGTGTTAAGTTTGGGTATCAGGGCCTTTTGCCGGATTCTAATTCTCCTTTTGTTCAACTTAATCCGGATATAGTGGATGATATTAACCAATTTGGCGGTACAGTGCTTGGCTCCTCAAGGGGAGGAATTAAACCTGTTGAAATAGTTGATACTTTGGAGAGAATGAATATTAATATGCTCTTTAATATAGGTGGAGATGGAACCCAGAAGGGATCTATTTTAATTGCTGAGGAAATAGCTAGGAGAAATTTAAAAATAGCTGTTGTGGGAATTCCTAAGACAGTTGATAATGATTTTATGTTTGTTCAAAAATCTTTTGGATTTGAAACAGCAGTTGAACAGGCAGTTGCTGCAGTTGCTGGAGCACATTTTGAGGCAAACAGTGCTTATAATGGGATTGGTCTTGTTAAGGTAATGGGTAGGGATTCTGGATTTATTGCTGCCTATACTGCTTTATCATCTAATGATGTTAACTTTTGTTTAATACCAGAGTTAGACTTTGACATTGAAGGACCTAATGGTTTTCTTGCACACCTTGAGAAGAGGCTTTTATCAAAAGAGAGTTTGGATGAAATTCCTCATGCAGTAATATTAATAGCAGAGGGGGCGGGGCAGAAATATTTTGATCCTAGTAGCCGCAGAAGGGATGATTCTGGTAATTTGTTATATGAGGATATTGGACTTTATCTTAAAGATAAGATTACAGAGTATTTTAATGTTAAGAATATTCCAATTACGCTTAAGTATATTGATCCTAGTTACATTATTAGAAGTTCACCGGCTAATGCGAGTGATTCTCTTTATTGTGCCCGTCTTGGTTCAAATGCGGTTCATGCTGCTATGTCAGGTAAGACAAATTTATTGGTTAGCTTGTGGAGTACAAAGTTCGTGCACATTCCAATAGAAATGGCAGTAATTGACAGAAATAAGGTAAATATAAATGGTTCCTTTTGGAGAGATGTTCTTGCAAGCACTGGACAACCATTTAGTATGAAGAATTAGAATACAAAATTTAACATGTCTGAAGGTAGTCCTCTAGCATTGTAAAAAAGGAAAGGGGCCTTGACCTTCTAAGCCCCTTTCTGTTACTTGCTATTTAAAAAAAGACTATTTCTCTTTGTTATGGCGTCATGGCTGGCTGGGTCCGTGTAGGTCTTCTGTAACGTTAAAAGAGCCACCGTTTGCGACGCGCTCAACTTGTATGGATTCTCCTTGATCTTCCTCTTCTTGTTTATCTTCGTTAGGATCTATCTCAAAATCACCAATTGAAAGTTCATCCTCGTCATCTGCTGGGTCATCGTCTTCATCAGCTGTACCTAAAACACTAGGAGCTGCGTTTGAATTGCTCACAGATCCTCCTTGTTTATTCCCTGTTGTCGAATTTTGAAGTGCTTTGATCTTATCAGCTGCTACATCAGCTTTCTTATTTGCGCCTAAGACTTTCTTACCTGTTACTGCACTATCTTTCCTGTTTGTTTTCCCTTCCTTTTTGTCTGATTCCCCATTCTCTTTAACTGATGTTGCACTCTCAGACACACCCGACCCGACCTGGTTTAAAAGATCACAAGACAGGACTGCAAAAGTTAGCAAAGCTAACACACCATTAACCATTTTATTCATTAAAATTCTCCTTTATGTCTCCTTTAACGCAGCAACCCAACTTTTATTGTAACCACAACAGTTGCCGCATCAATCGACATAACTTAACTATAGCACAATTCCTCTAGAATTCTTTTTCTGTATTGACGGTGGAGTTGTTTAGTTGGATCTACTTTGCTGCATTGCCTGCAATATTTAAGGCGTCCCAAGTCTTTGAAAAGGGCGGAGAATATGCGAAATCAAGCATTCCAAGCTCCCTTGTTTTAAGCTTCGAATAAACTGCAAGAGATAGTGCATGCATCCTTAGTGCTGCTCCATCCTTTCCGATTATCTGAGCTCCAATAATTTCTTCTGTTGATTTGTTGTAAATTAATTTGATGTATAAGTCTTCCTGAGTTGGGTAGTAATTTGTGTGATTTTTATCCTTTATAAACACCGATTTACATTCTATCCCCAGCCTTGAAGCACTTTCCTCCGTCAGACCAGTTCTTGCTGCCTCAAGAGATAAAACCTTAATGGATGCAGACCCCAGCGTTCCCCTAAAAGGAACGCGCTGTCCTGCTAAATTTTCACCTACTATTTTTCCCAGTTTACTAGCCGTTGTAGCAAGGGGAATATAATCATTCTGCTTACTTACAATATTGTATACCGTAGCACAATCACCCGCTGAATAGACACCCCCCACGCTAGTCTCACCGTACTCGTTAATAACGATAGCACCGTTTTTTAAAGTTTCAAGTTGTCCTTCTACAAATTCAGTAGAGGGACGTATGCCTGTAGAAAGAATTACAAGGTCAGCTTTATATGCTCCTTTATTTGTAATGATTCCTTCAATCTTTTCCTTTCCTACTAAACTTTTTGCAAATTCATTTGTATGAAGCAAAACATTGTTTTTAATTAACTCTGCTTCCATTATATCGGTGATCTCCTTGTCAAATGATTCAGTAAGTATTCGCTTGTCTAGTTGGATGACTCTTACATTTTTTCCTCGGGCCCTAGCAGCTTCTACCATTTCAACTCCAATATAACCAGCTCCGATAATTACTATGTCGTTTATTTCTTTTTCATCAAAAAGTTTTCTTATTTCTGTTCCGTCTTGCATGCTTCTGAGAGTATAAAAATTATTCAGTTGAATGTTTTCAATAGGAGGAATAATAGGATTCCCTCCTGTGGCAATCACTAACTTATCATACGTATCACTAAACACTTCTTCCGTTTTTAGATTTTTCACTTTAAGAGTACTACTTTTAGTGTCCACCTTAATAACCTCATGTTCGGTCCGAACAGATATTCCACTTCGTTCAAATTCATCAGGTGTTCTGGCTATCATTTTGTTTACATCATTAAAAAACCCTCCAATGAAGTATGGCAGTCCACAAGCACCAAAAGACGTGGTATTTGTTTTTTCATAAATGGTAATGTTTAATTCTTTGTTTATTCTTTTTGCTTTAGCAGCAGCACTGGTACCCGCAGCTGTGCCTCCGATAATTATTATTTTCATTTAAGCAAATTCCTTATTCTCTACCTTACTTTTATTGTTGTAAATATTTATATCTAACTGGTTAAGCCTTTTAGCAGTAATTATCCCTGCAACCATTGAATCGCTTACATTAGCAGATGTTCTTCCCATATCAATCAGAGGTTCAATAGATATTAATAGTCCAACTAGTTCTACAGGCAGGTTCATTGACGAGAGAACCATTAAAGATGCCATCGTTGCTCCCCCACCGGCTCCAGCTACTCCAAATGAGGTTATTATTATTACTCCTATGAGTTGGATTATAAATGAAGGATCTGTCGGGTTGATTCCTTGAGTAGGGGCAATCATTATTGCCAACATAGCAGGATGGAGAGCAGCACAACCATTTTGCCCAATTGAAGCTCCAAACGAGCTAGATATATTAGCAATACCCTCGCTAACCCCTAATTGCTCAGTTTGCACTTCTACATTAACAGGTATTGTTGCTGAGCTAGAACGAGACACAAACGCAAATGTTAGGACAGGAAATGCTTTTTGGATAAAAGTGATTGGATTTAGTCTATTAAGAGCAATTAAGACCATGTGCATTAAAATTGTAATGCCAATGGCAACATAAGAAGCAAGTACAAATTTTCCAAGCTTTAATATGCTTGAAGTGTCGCTTGTAGCTGATATTTTTGTAATCATTGCTAATATGGCATAAGGTGTTAACTTTAAAATCAAAATTAGCATTCCCGAGGTTAAATCTTGCGCTGTTGCCATTATCTTTTTGAAAAATTCTATTGACTCTGGTTTCTTTCTTGAGACTTTAAGAGCAGCTATTCCTACCAGGGCTGCAAATATTACTACTCCAATTGTTGAGCTCGGTCTCATACCGGCCATATCTTCAAATATATTCTCAGGGATGAGTTCAGCCAGTCTTTGTGTGATTGGAGTGTGGTGTAGACGGTCAAGCCCTTGGTTTGAATTACTTTCATATGTAATTCCATTTTCACTAGATTGAAGTGTCTCTGCTGTTAAATTAAAGAATAAAGAGGTATAAATTCCGATTATTGATGCAATCCCTGCTGTAAATACAAGAACCAATATTACATACAAGCTCATTTTCCAAACATCTTCGGTATGCGTTAATTTTACTATTGCGGATATTATCGAGACAAGTATGAGAGGTATTACGATCAACTTAAGAAACCTTATGTAGCCCGCACCTAAAATATTAATCCACTTAACACTTTCCTCTATGATTAAAGGCTCTGATTCATAAAAATATTTCATAGACACACCAAACACTATCCCTAACCCTAGTGCCGCAAAAATTCTTTTCGTAAATGAAATATGTTTTTTATGAAAAAAATACAATAGCCCTACCAGCCCAAACATAATCGCTATGTTTGATAATGTATACATTACCGTTATCTCCATACCACCTCTCACATTGAAACTCAAATAATTGTTTAATTATTATGATATTACCACATTTTTAAAATCTTTCTAAATTTTTGTCATTGCAGCAACTCTTCATAAGAT
The sequence above is drawn from the Borrelia sp. RT5S genome and encodes:
- a CDS encoding TrkA family potassium uptake protein, producing MKTFVIIGLSNLGVHLLEDLSKLDCQIIIVDTSKELIEEYDVIATESFILDQFTKNALKKVIPVDTDAVVIDFDDDLGKSALVTHYCNLLGVREICVKTEDRDDAEILKTLGATKIIFPSKDAARRLTPLLVSPNLSTYNIIGYDIIVAETVIPKEYVGKTLLEADLRREKGITVIAVRNLSNSRYEFVDGDYFFLKDDKVVICGKPDSIENFTNNKDLIKDLIAASKEDEASFKEENKKLSFLRFFDFMKKFNKDNKRD
- a CDS encoding P-loop NTPase, encoding MTKIIPVASGKGGVGKTSFVANIGYKLSSLGKTVILVDLDLGGSNLHTCLGVKNTGIGIGSFINKREKNFSNLIVETPYSKLYLIPGDALYAGTANLPFPIKKKIIDAIQRDLVADFVFIDLGSGTSYNTVDFYLVAYSGIVVTVPETPSILNAYSFLKNALYRLLYLGFPPKSDEREYISNFFKEKIEGSNVKFKDLVTGIELISLSSSLKVKKMMNNFYPRVVLNRIESSEEIGMCENLINVVKNNINVPVEFIGFVPFAKSFRESVNSRIPFIDFDKNSKLNKYFEFISHNLIKSPLEGSPYIYDDIYDMIKDQSQFIRN
- a CDS encoding ATP-dependent 6-phosphofructokinase, yielding MYRIKDKKLDFRIESLGECKQNNPLIDFYASESHVHFTSEANKIRFSVYKNEKSCDKYEDILLEKAGPRDKIYFIPKHVKAAITTCGGLCPGFNDVIRSIVRTLWKVYGVRNIYGVKFGYQGLLPDSNSPFVQLNPDIVDDINQFGGTVLGSSRGGIKPVEIVDTLERMNINMLFNIGGDGTQKGSILIAEEIARRNLKIAVVGIPKTVDNDFMFVQKSFGFETAVEQAVAAVAGAHFEANSAYNGIGLVKVMGRDSGFIAAYTALSSNDVNFCLIPELDFDIEGPNGFLAHLEKRLLSKESLDEIPHAVILIAEGAGQKYFDPSSRRRDDSGNLLYEDIGLYLKDKITEYFNVKNIPITLKYIDPSYIIRSSPANASDSLYCARLGSNAVHAAMSGKTNLLVSLWSTKFVHIPIEMAVIDRNKVNINGSFWRDVLASTGQPFSMKN
- a CDS encoding CoA-disulfide reductase, whose translation is MKIIIIGGTAAGTSAAAKAKRINKELNITIYEKTNTTSFGACGLPYFIGGFFNDVNKMIARTPDEFERSGISVRTEHEVIKVDTKSSTLKVKNLKTEEVFSDTYDKLVIATGGNPIIPPIENIQLNNFYTLRSMQDGTEIRKLFDEKEINDIVIIGAGYIGVEMVEAARARGKNVRVIQLDKRILTESFDKEITDIMEAELIKNNVLLHTNEFAKSLVGKEKIEGIITNKGAYKADLVILSTGIRPSTEFVEGQLETLKNGAIVINEYGETSVGGVYSAGDCATVYNIVSKQNDYIPLATTASKLGKIVGENLAGQRVPFRGTLGSASIKVLSLEAARTGLTEESASRLGIECKSVFIKDKNHTNYYPTQEDLYIKLIYNKSTEEIIGAQIIGKDGAALRMHALSLAVYSKLKTRELGMLDFAYSPPFSKTWDALNIAGNAAK
- a CDS encoding L-cystine transporter — translated: MEITVMYTLSNIAIMFGLVGLLYFFHKKHISFTKRIFAALGLGIVFGVSMKYFYESEPLIIEESVKWINILGAGYIRFLKLIVIPLILVSIISAIVKLTHTEDVWKMSLYVILVLVFTAGIASIIGIYTSLFFNLTAETLQSSENGITYESNSNQGLDRLHHTPITQRLAELIPENIFEDMAGMRPSSTIGVVIFAALVGIAALKVSRKKPESIEFFKKIMATAQDLTSGMLILILKLTPYAILAMITKISATSDTSSILKLGKFVLASYVAIGITILMHMVLIALNRLNPITFIQKAFPVLTFAFVSRSSSATIPVNVEVQTEQLGVSEGIANISSSFGASIGQNGCAALHPAMLAIMIAPTQGINPTDPSFIIQLIGVIIITSFGVAGAGGGATMASLMVLSSMNLPVELVGLLISIEPLIDMGRTSANVSDSMVAGIITAKRLNQLDINIYNNKSKVENKEFA